One genomic window of Oncorhynchus clarkii lewisi isolate Uvic-CL-2024 chromosome 5, UVic_Ocla_1.0, whole genome shotgun sequence includes the following:
- the LOC139410150 gene encoding MICOS complex subunit MIC13-like, which yields MAGKILPVLKLATKVTIAGGALYVAYDSGLLGGREQGSEALGKAKAAIPPAVDEWVKYFGFELPAFPKIGFAPVEAWNSGVHSSISALSSGPTAVGDYTNQGLQYLKDLAK from the exons ATGGCTGGCAAGATTTTACCTGTTCTAAA GTTGGCGACTAAGGTGACCATTGCAGGAGGTGCTTTGTATGTTGCCTATGATTCTGGACTATTAGGGGGAAGGGAGCAGGGCTCCGAGGCCCTAGGAAAAGCTAAAGCTGCCATTCCCCCTGCAGTGGATGAGTGGGTGAAGTACTTTGGCTTTGAG CTTCCAGCTTTCCCTAAAATCGGATTTGCCCCTGTTGAAGCGTGGAACTCGG GGGTGCACTCTTCCATATCTGCTCTCTCATCGGGCCCTACAGCAGTGGGTGACTACACCAACCAAGGCTTGCAGTACCTGAAAGACCTCGCCAAATGA